A window of Mangifera indica cultivar Alphonso chromosome 13, CATAS_Mindica_2.1, whole genome shotgun sequence contains these coding sequences:
- the LOC123193832 gene encoding umecyanin-like, with protein MARISMAQAVTALVLSAATLLHVTYAVNYTVGDTTGWTRPSDSTFYTTWAANKTFRIGDFLVFNFATGSHAVAIVTLDAYNSCNVSNTIQVLQTGPVTLSLNTTGEHYYMCTFPGHCNGGQKLAINVVAATNNTAPAPSGTSVPPGTTVPSVTAVPPGTTTHTSAASPSRGLTFALLMLIAIGLFC; from the exons ATGGCTAGAATCAGCATGGCACAAGCTGTTACAGCTCTGGTTTTATCAGCAGCGACGCTGTTGCATGTCACATATGCCGTCAATTATACTGTTGGTGACACTACTGGCTGGACTCGTCCATCTGATTCCACCTTTTACACCACCTGGGCTGCTAATAAAACCTTCAGAATCGGTGACTTTCTAG TCTTCAACTTCGCTACAGGATCACACGCCGTCGCCATAGTCACACTGGATGCTTATAACAGCTGCAACGTCTCAAATACCATCCAAGTTTTACAAACTGGACCAGTGACTTTGAGCCTCAATACCACTGGTGAACACTACTACATGTGTACCTTTCCTGGTCACTGCAACGGTGGCCAAAAGCTAGCCATCAACGTTGTTGCTGCCACAAATAACACAGCCCCTGCTCCTTCTGGCACCTCCGTCCCTCCAGGCACCACCGTCCCTTCTGTCACTGCCGTCCCTCCTGGCACCACAACTCATACCAGCGCCGCTTCACCATCACGTGGCCTGACTTTCGCCCTCTTGATGCTTATTGCCATCGGCTTATTCTGCTAG
- the LOC123195319 gene encoding umecyanin-like, whose product MARISMAQAVTALVLSAATLLHVTYAVNYTVGDTTGWTRPSDSTFYTTWVASKTFRIGDFLVFNFATGSHDVAIVTVDAYNSCNVSNTIQVLPTGPVTLSLNTTGEHYYMCTIAGHCAGGQKLAVNVVANTASGPSGSTTPTSAASSSRGLTFAFLIVIVIGLFC is encoded by the exons ATGGCTAGAATCAGCATGGCACAAGCTGTTACAGCTCTGGTTTTATCAGCAGCGACGCTGTTGCATGTCACATATGCCGTCAATTATACTGTTGGTGACACTACTGGCTGGACTCGCCCATCTGATTCCACCTTTTACACCACCTGGGTTGCTAGTAAAACCTTCAGAATCGGTGACTTTCTAG TCTTCAACTTCGCTACAGGATCACACGACGTCGCCATAGTCACAGTGGATGCTTATAACAGCTGCAACGTCTCAAATACCATCCAAGTTTTACCAACTGGACCAGTGACTTTGAGCCTCAATACCACTGGTGAACACTATTACATGTGTACCATTGCTGGCCACTGCGCCGGTGGCCAAAAGCTAGCCGTTAACGTTGTCGCCAACACAGCCTCTGGTCCTTCTGGCTCCACAACCCCTACCAGCGCCGCCTCATCATCACGTGGCCTGACTTTCGCTTTCTTGATAGTTATTGTCATCGGCTTATTCTGCTAG